In Polyodon spathula isolate WHYD16114869_AA chromosome 23, ASM1765450v1, whole genome shotgun sequence, the DNA window tgAAAATAGTAACTTTATGCCCTCTAGTgtcagtttaatatatttttaattggattaaataaatttaaatatagtGGGTAAGGAAATTACACAAATATAGCTCAAGTTCGCAGCCACATATGTTTTGGATTTTCCAGTAGCCAGAGGGAAATGTCTGAAGCAGTTCAATATAAAACGCTTGCCTCTTAGAGCATGAAGTACTGGTGCGTTTAAGTATGTTGATTTCTGTCTCTTCTCACAGTAGATTGTTGAAAGATTATATGCAACGGCACTGTCCTTATTTAAACTTGACAAGGGTAATACAAAAGGGTAttgggttttacaatgtttatttttataattaaacctGATCAAACTCAGACACTGCtcaaaaaatgtgaagaaaaatacCTTAAAGCCACTTGATACCATAAAATTCCTGCATCTATTATCCGAGTCCTTATAACTGTATTCCTTCCATACCAACAGAACATTCTTCCCAGGTGTATTCTCTCTCATATATACGCACACTTTAATATTTAACTGCTAGGAAACACACATAAAGAGAGACCACCTCGAATCTGACGACTGTATCTTCGGCTcagtgcttggctggtttaaAGCTTACCTTTCCTCTAGGTGTCAGTTTGTTTCACTGGGAGGTTATTCCTCAGGTTCTGTGTCAGTGACCTCTGGGGTCCCCCTAGGGTTCAGTCCTGGCTCCACTTCTTTTCCGTATTTACACACACTCCCTCTTGGGCAGGTAATCCAGAAACATAACATGGGCTTTCATTTTTATGTCGATGACACTcagatttatttctcttttaatccTTCTGATCAACATGCTTCTTCTGCTCTTTCCTTTTGTCTCAGTGACATTAAGTCCTGGATGAGTAACAACTTTCTCCAGCTTAACTGAGGTAAAACTGAAGTTATGCTTATTGGTTCCAGGCATCAGTTAAAACAATCCTCCTCTTACTCGCTGTTCTTTAATCACAATGAACTTGAGCTTAAATCTGCAGCAAGTTATCTTTGACACTGAGCTCTCTTTTGATTCTCACATCCGCGCACTTACAAAAAtgtcttacttttattttagaaatagttCTAGAATCCGGCCCATGCTGTCTCAAAAGGATGCAGAGATCAAGATTCACGCTTTTATCTCTTACAGGATTTATTATTGTAACTCTCTCTTTATAGACCTTCCCGATTCTGCCATGTCACGACTTCAGCTCCTGCAAAACTATGCTGCGCGCTTCCTAACTCGAACCAAACGAAGGCAGCACATTAGCTCTGTCTTGGCTTCCTTACATTGGCTGCCTGTAAAGCAGAGAATTGATTTTAATGTCCTGATCCTGAAATAAGACTTGTAGGCGTGTACATTTGTGAGCTAGTGACACCGTACACTCCCGGTCGCTCTCTGCGTTCCTCCAACTCAGGTCTGCTCTCTGTTTCTTCCTTCTGCCTTGTCCCTTGTCTTTTTCTAATTATGCACCCAGACTCTGGAACTCACTCCCTGTGAATATCCACCAGGCTGACGCGCTTCTGATTGAAAAGTAGGATAAAAACGTTCCTTTTCGATATGGCTTATTCTTGATTGCACAGCGCTTTGTGATACCTCTGttgtgaaaggcgctacataaaaaacAGTTGTATTGCAGGAGCGTGAAGGAAAACCTTAAGTAGCGAAACTCACCTCTATCTCTCAGCACCAGTGGTTTCTTTCCAAGTCGCCCAGTTTCTGCTGGGTTGCTGCCAATGATTGGGGCTGAAATGTGGCTTCCTCCTAAGATAGGGATGCCAATGCTGTTTCCTCCGATGACTGGGATGGCAAAGTTGCTTCCACCAATGCCGGTGGCTGCAAAGTGGCTTCCTCCAATGATGGGTGTTGCAATGCTTTGTGGGATAACTGGTGGAAGGGGTCGATTACTGTATTCTCCCTCTGCTCCAAGGACACCTATGCCCCTTCCAGCAGAGGGTTTAATATGATCATACCTACAAGGCAAATTCAAATCAAGACGCGATATTAAACTTAAAATTCTACATTACAGATTCCGGCTCTTAAATGACTGTACATTGACCCCAGTGTGCTGTTCGAacttcaattctggctttactaaCAGTAGTTTCCTTTAAAATTGAAGCGGAACGCACTTTAGCAAAGGTCCAAAACATTGCAGCCTTTCCCTTGAGCTTAATTTTGATCTCAGAATGCACTGTGTGTTTGGAAGTTGTATTTGTTGCTTGATCAATAATGATCACATTTCTTACATGAGACCAGGGCCAATGTCAAGTTCAGTGAGGGGGTCTTCTGTACAACAGAGATGACAGGAGGACATAATCAGAACTCACCTGCAACGGTCTCCATAGGCACACTGCCCTTTCTGGTAGAATTTGCAGATGGTGGATGGCTTGCTTGTAGTTAAATCATGAGAAAATAAACATCTGCTCCCCTCACGGCATACACCATGCAAAAAATaccttaaaaagaaagaaagatgttgACAGCTGTTATCTAAAGTAAGACACCAAGACaggaattaacaaaaaaaaaaacaaaaaaaaaaacacagcaatataAAGCTTGCAGTGAAAGATAACtgcaataacaatgttaatgagtTGAAGCCGAAATCAAGCATGTCTCAAAAAGAACTATATTCAGTTCATGTTATACCatcacacatatatacagtaccagtcaaaagtttgagtacatttgctggaaacatggtttttttcataattgacaatgttttacgtcgtaaacgttactgtaaatacttgaaaatgaaaacacatgttacaatatacaaaacataaggagtatcaaagcaatgttcaagaaaattgaaaattgtctctaaatcttggattcctcaaaatagccaccctttgccttaattactgcctcacaaacacgaggcattcggtttacaagtttcagcaggaaatcacccgacatgtcttcccagctcatctgcagcaattcccagagatgtagggcactggtgggtagctttgctttgactcttctgtccagctcgtcccatacaagttctatgggattgaggtctggagactgggcaggccaggtcattagattgagttgtccttcactttccttctttgccagatagttcttgcacaactttgaggtgtgtttctggtcattatcttgctgaagaatgaaggactgtccaactagctgtaatcctgatggaatggcatgcctctaaagtatgctatgacagccatactggttgagcttgccatggacttggtaaagatcaccaactctgtcaccagcaaagcaacccctgaccatgacactgccttcaAATCGtctgatggtcttggccacagcagttacagacacttgcaaagttcttgcgatttgtcttaaagattgaccttcatttcttaaagtaattacagatctacaatattttttctttacttaaaTGAGCATAGTTTGCCATTACtgtctaacaaagacacttttatacttaggccagtgttctatacaaatttcagatttttatctgacttgggcttcagactgaaatcccctcgCTTTGGGTGACAATTTCATTGAAATTgccaagatttacatttttatttaaaaataaaatttctgaatgcaatttacttatgattatcagcttatataagtacacgtatcatataatgaaattatatatatatatatatatatatatatatatatatatatatatatatatatatatatataaaatgtttatagacaagtttatacagttaaaagcatagataatcatgaaaaacctggtttcaagcaggtgtactcaaacttttgactggttgtgtgtgtgtgtgtgtgtgtgtatgtgtatatgtatatatatatatatatatatatatatatatatatatatatatatatatatagatagatacacacacggAGCTTAAAATAAACCCCAAATTAGTTTACAATCAACTATGTTCactatttttaacaaaatgtcacaaattCTAAAATTAAAAGGACGTACACATCAGCAATCAAAGCTCACGCATTACGTAAATATAAACAGACGTATACTGGGAGAAACAAATGAACTTGCGTGTCCTTTTCGGTAACGTACATCAAACAAGGGCATGGTATTCAACTTGGCAGAACGCACATCGTAAGGTGTCAAGTGGAAAAAGTATGCTTTCATAAATGAGATCTTCTCTAACTAAGAGTATTTCTCTATTACAATAATTATTCTATAAATAAAGAGCAGGGATAGAAACATGTTTTAGTTGAAATAACGACTGTTACCGGCAGGTGACTTGCTTTGTGTTCATGTTGCGTCTTCCATATGTGCATCAGTGTTTTAGCTCCTCCGGTTACATTTGGTGCAACCTTCAACCACCCCCTCCAAATCACGGACGCAATAAAAAAAGGTTCTGCTTATGACAACCGACAGTTGAGCAAGTGCGTTTCCTGAGCTATTAATTTGATGTACAGATTACTGTAAATGATATACCATTCTATAATTAATGGTGAATAACTTAAacgatatatttaaatgaactatttaaagttttttggaagaaaaaaatatgtgcatCATACATGGTTTTGGTATTTAGGTCAATTGATGCTGAAATCATAATTTTGTAGCAGTGTACTTCAGCTGTTTCTTACACGTTTTACCTTATAGTCTCTACATGGAATACATTCAACTTTTACATCAGCCTTGTTAAAtatcaagtacattttttttgacTAGCAAATGAAATAACACTGTCTGCATTAGCTTGAAATATAGATTCCTTCACtgtaccactgtgtgtgtgtgcgtttcttCCAGGTGTGGTGTATAATTATAGTGAGGCTGGAGTCTGCAGAGATGAGCATGGCTGGGAGCAGTCTGTCAGTCTAATAAACCAATGGCATCACTACCTGGAGCAGTTCTCATCGACTGACATGTGGGATCCTCAAAGGTTTGAAAGACCAGAGCATATTTTCCAGTCCACAATccctttttgctttttattttatacaaaaaaaatgtcattttgggggttttgtttattatattgcaTTTCAAATTTAGCCATTCGTGCAGTGTAATATTGTACATCTATCATCTACAATCTCCTGATTAACTGTGCAAGCCAAATAAAATCTGCAGTCGGTGGTGACAGCAGAAGGATTGCAACTGACCTACCTACATGTTGAAACACTTTACTCATTAGTGACTCATTAGTAACTAAAGTCCATTATACTGCATGTCTTGTGTTTTACAGATATGaagaacacaaacacaactgcTACACCTATGCCCTGACGTTTATAAACTGTTTGCTCGCCCCGCAGGGAAAGCGGCAGCTAACAAAGACTGTCTTCACAGAGAAGTTTGTTCTTCCCAGAACGAGGAGGGCTTCCAGATACATTACACTCTATCAGGAAATTTCCCATAAGTCTTTTAATATTGTGGACAGCTCCCATCGAGAAGACAACAGCTATGTTTGAATTGCAGGCCAAGCTAAACAGCAGACATTCCCCTGGGTAAGAATGCGCTGAAATCAGTGCTAGTCAGCCACAAGAAACTGAAAACTGACACTGTGTGTAATGCTCTGTTCTGGTGTAACTGTGCAGTGTTTGCTGAGACCACAATACATGTCTGTTGAGCACATTAATGTACATCACTGTATATTAGAGTACTGTGTGATTTTATGTTGGGGTGGTTTGAATCTTACAgcagcagttacaaaaaaaatatttcttgctGTTGTGAacatttattgtaatattatcTGAACTATTTTAACAGTGGACCTAGGCTAGGTGACATTGTACTAGTTATATAGAAAGTGGCTATGTACACGTAGGTCTTGTGTTTAAAGGAAACTACAAATTAATCAGGTTTACCTGACCTGCTTGTGACTGCTGCATGGTGTTCAGAACCTTCCTGTGATTGCATAAAAGGCACTAAACAAATGTAATGATTTAGAATGAATTGAAAGATGATGCATTTACTGTATCAAAGGAGAAATGAACTAAGCATGGAGTCTCACAAGGTCAGCATGAATTAAGGTTTTGAATCTGATCTGTGGTTTCAAGAGTATCACTGTATTAAATTTGAATACATGTCACAGTTTATGCTAGTCAATCTTTGCAAGCAGATAACAATTATTTTGCTATTAATCAAAATACGCTTTGAAGTACTTATTAGAAACCAAAATGATGCAAACTCAGATACCTGAAACTTAAAATAAGGAGTGTGTACAACACACATTATCTTTGCTGTATCCCATTTTTCCAACATAACATGGATAGTTCTGATAATTTTGAATTTACTCATCACAGGTAAATCTACTAGACCTCTGCTTTTGGAATGAGTGGCGTACTGTGGGAACTGAAACCCATCATTACTGCAGGAGGGTGTGGTTTGGGTACATTGGaagatttttgttttctcctgttgaacGTTCCCGAGTAAATGTTGATAATGTTTTGCCCAGTTGATAAAAAGTTTTGAAAGAGTTGGTAGTAAGTCCAATAATATAACCTTGCGATACAGacaacacgggacacagcaaaggtagcATAATGTGTTTCTAGTATACTTTGCAGGGTGTTTTGTAACCCTAAttcaacaaccaccaccaccactctgCAATGTTTTACATCTCCTCTTGTTCTGTACGTTCTCGTGAAGATATCCAGCGACTCACAATAAGCTCCTGAAATACAAAATTcaaccaatcaaaaaaaaaaacaaaacattattaggTGCATTGTAAGGTTTACATACCTTGGATATAACATTATAACACAATATGAGATTCTTTGGCTTTGGGCAGACATAAATCATCACACCTGAACTTTGATCCTGTTCATACATTCTGGTGAAGACATTTCCTCCTCTCTCATATCTGATGGTCTAACCACATAGCAAAACATCAGCTCCTGAAAGTAAAACAGAACCAACATCTTATTTAAAGAAGGAAATGTTGCACACAACTGGTCTATAGAGGAATAAAAACAGGCAAAGACTCGTTTTCTGAAAGAAATACAACTGCTCTCAACAATAACTGACCTGTTCCCAGCTAAATGGTACAGCATTACATAAAtctggacagaaaaaaaacagaaagtgacCCCCAGAGCCTAAACACAAAGCAATTTGTTTTTCTCAgctgtaaaattaaaaatagcaattttTTCTTATATAAGAATATATCATTTTCCATTCTGGCGTAGTCACTTTAACAAGTTGCAAAGCACAGCACTATTGCATGTTATGTTACCTTGGAAACGTTAACTGTGATTCTGTTGAGAGCAGCAAGGGACCTCCAGCTGAACGGTCTGAGTGGTTTTCCTTGGAAAGTATCGTCAACCATCTCCACCACAACTGAATAGCTAAAGGAACAACACAACCTGGGCGTCAGACCTTCGAAGAGCATGCTGTGCGCAGACTCCATTTGTATTTTCTCATTGACAGGAAGGTAGACCGGTGCAACCCAATCTATTAACTAAATCATATAGTTTACTACAAACTGGACTGAACAAACAATTTCTGGGATAGTGCATTTTTCTACTTATGTACAGTACTACCAAGTAAAAATAACCTGGCTTGCATGTCCAGTTGACCACAAactttatcattaaaaaaatgaattgcacatTTAGTTGCATGTTAAACTAAGGGGTGCCAGGAAAATTGAATGGCTGCTACCTGCACATAGGTAGGATAGGTAATTCATTCCCCACAATTCAGGTTAAAGGTGTATTTTGAAGAAACAAACCTTGCATGGTAAAATGGAGGTCCTTTTCGATACAGCActgtccaaaaaaataaattggtgcaATGAAATAATCATTAGTCATGTTTGTTATTGTGCTGCTACCAAAGCTAAGAAATCAACTCCCTAAAAGCAGCAGTGTAGGAGGACAGGATTGTGTGTTATATAAGGAATGCTGAAGTTTGTAATTCAAGCATCATGTAAGAAATCAACTCCCTAAAAGCAGCAGTGTAGGAGGACAGGATTGTGTGTTATATAAGGAATGCTGAAGTTTGTAATTCAAGCATCATGTAAGAAATCAACTCCCTAAAAGCAGCAGTGTAGGAGGACAGGATTGTATGTTATACAAGGAATGCTGAAGTTTGTAATTCAAGCATCATGTAAGAAATCGACAACCTTTGTTCTCGTTTTATGAAAAGTAAACCAGTGCCTGGTTTGTAGGTCACCGGGAGTCAGTTACCAGGAGACTCTCAAGTGAAGGAAAGCATAGATAAAACAGCGGTCACTTATTCAAAATCAACTGAGAGTTGTGTTATTTAAATCTCCAggaaagatatctgaaaatgttcAGTAGTGCATCATCTCACACACTGTTTACagacaatcattttaaaataataagtagTTAGATCCATCACTACTGTTAATCATTCAAACATAAAGTAACGCAGGGTTATACTGGTTTCCATGCAGGCTTACTTACAGAGGTCTGTTCCATATTTCAGTCCCACTTTTGGCACCCATCCTTTGCTCCTGAAGTGGTGGTAGGCCATGTAGATTGTTTTAAAACTAGGCTGAATTACACTGAAAGCTTGCCAAAGCTTAACAATGGACAAAGGCTCCTAATGTTGAAGAAAGACTGTGAGTTCATGCATGAACACAACACAGGGGCACAATTACAGTGTACAGCAAAGGCAACACCTGACGATTCAACTCTTAACACAGAACCTATGCAATAACTATACAGAAACACATTACTGAGTAAAATGCAAACTGTAGAGTCTGCTTTTCAAAttcaacaaacacaaaatacgaAACAGTCACTGTCGTGTATGCCTGCCCAGTGACCTTGGAACCAATTTTGGAGCCAGTGACACGAGATTGCCTGACAGTCATATAACAGATACATAACCGTGTCACAGAAACTCTCTTTACTCACTGTAAGCTTCTACTATACACGGTTAGGTATCTGAAAACGAAGCAATTAACCTTATTTAACCCGATTGGTCATTCCGAAGTCCCTAATCTCTGATAAAGGACTTTGCATGTTGTCCTTCAAATTgtgtttaatctctgttccaaatcaatccgctGGAAAATACACAAACAGAGTATTCATTAAATCCTTGTTGGACTTAGAAATGCCATCAGCCAACATAAAGGCGTCTTACCTCATTGTAATAAATGGATAAGCATCCCAAGGCATACGTCAAGAAAAAGGCctgaaaaatacagtaacaatTGGTTGCAAAGACACAGTTGCCAAATAAGCAGGTACTTGCAGCATTAGTGTTTCTAAAACAACCCAACACTGTCCCACGCAAGCACCCCTTATATTCTAAGCAGTCAGTATTTCAAGTTTCAAagaaatattataattatattataatcatATACAACTAattgtttaaatagttttctaTTAGTGTAAACCATgttttcatttactgacaatgATGTATTTTTGAAGTGTAGTATGCAcataactttttttattgttactgcACTGTTATCTACAGTATCAGTCATACTTTTTCAACCAAATACTGTACACAGGGTATATCCTCTTCTGTGGGCTCCCTCTTTGTATCTGAAGAACCCACAGAATTGACCTACTTCTTTAGAATTTGTGATTTCTACAAGATACAACCTATATTAAATACTTTAGTATGCCATAGAAATGCCGAAACAATAGTGATTTGGCTACTAGCCTACCACCTAAGTATTTGTATGTGGGACAGACAATTCCCCTTACCTCTTCTAAACTCAGCTGCAGGTATTCAATAATTCGAAATGGGTTGATTCTGCAGACCAATCTTGGTGTTTTCCCCGACTGAAACAAACAAAGCTTTCTGTTTACCAGGCGATATTTTTAAAAGGTAGCACCGCATTTGAGTTTTGAAGAATAAATGGCAATGGATTGATTTGTATTGTgtgacaaagaaataaaacaaatagttacATAATCATTATGGTCTTAATGATAAAACAGGTCTTATCATCACAGGTCCCAAACGTAACTCCTTCAAAGAGTGCTAACCAATCTTTCTTACctcttaattatgtttttattgtgctgtaaacctttttttttttttttaaaacatgaattcaGAATATTCATATATTTGAAATCCAACTCTACAGTTAAATGTAAAATAAGGTAGGTCTGGATTGAAAATGGTGCTGCAGCGTGTTGATATTTACACTGTCACAGGAattctcctcatcctcctccacTAGCACGTACTCATGACCAGGGATGAAGGACGGCGTTGGAGGTGCCGTCGCATTGCTGAGCATGTCGTCTATGACGCTGTCCTTCAACCTGCACCCACAGTGCATAATCAAGTCGTCATGCTTATGACACTTCACAGTAGACAGGGCCTCTCTGTCGAGCACTGCTGGCTCCTCTGGATAAATGTCAGCCAGAGGATCGTACTGCAGATCCCCCTGTCTCCGAGGCTTCTTCCTCTCTGGACTCCCAGACTGGACTTCAGAATGAGACGGTTCCAGAGCTCCGTCACTATGGTGAGTGGATCCCTCTGCCTGCCCTCTGCCTGCTGCAGCAGAGCAGTCCGTTTGCTCATTATTGGAGGTGCGGTCAGCAGACTCCAACTCCACCGGGTCTATGTATTTTTCAAGGGTCTTTTCTATTGAGTCTTCATCTAGCCCCTGTCCTTGCAGAACACCTCTAGCCCAGCCCAAATGAAGCTGGtacctaaacaaaataaatgacaaagtaGCACAAATATTCAAACAGGGTATGACGTATCACATACTTCCCCTTACAAATTCTAGATTGTTATTAGTAGGTTATTTGTCATCCCATCAAAATCACTtagaaatacaaagcaaaggttGTTACCCCATGCTAAGTTTGAACCATTTTATGGTTATATGAAAACCAATTTCTAATGTTACAAAGCTGCAAGAAGCAACTAAGGGACACATTTGTTTGAACAAATGTAACAGAAAAGTTGAACAAAGTTTtcttttattagaaaaaaaaaatgtcaggaaatTCTTTGTGAATGTGGAACTTGTACAGTCACTGATGAAAACACTTACTTGGCAGAAGAAATTACAGGCATGCGCATAAAATTGAcatctgtaacaaaaataaagacacatgGAAAAATGGAAAATCAGGTTATTGTTGAAGACGGGTTCTTAAACAATAGACAAACACAACGTTTAATTCTCCTCTATCAGCAAAACTTAATCTTTCAAATTTAataccagaaaaaaacaatacaaaatacttaCCGCTCCATTTGTTTGAAATTCTATATTCAGGTCTGCTTCTTGACAAGATACCTTTCCCAAAATAgccctttaaaaaatataaaaattgaaagaaaatactgtatataatgcagATTTGAACAATAGACGAGTTTTAAGTTATAGAATATctgttaataaatacaacaataccCTTCCATACAAAGCTTGTATTTCTTCTGGATCCCTCACAATAACATGCTGGTTTATAATCTCAGCTCTGTAAACCCTGAGCTCGGTTAGTCCCGCTTCTTCTTGGGATGTGGGCACAGGGAAAGGCGCTATATAGGATTCGTACACTTTCGGCCTTCGTTTCGGTGGGTGGAAGATGGCTTCTGCCATTGCATTTACAGTACTTCCTATGCAATCGTTACCCCAGACTGGATACCAGCATTTGTAGCCCtatgcagtcaaaaaaaaaaaaaaaaaaaaaatgaatactacATTTTAGCTAAATgcaacataattatttttttacctaATTATAGATCCCGTCCATACAAATTTGAATACccaattttgaaaacatttttaaaagaaatagaaaaggacatttttaaaGGACTTAAGTAACTttcaatcattttaattaaactgatatCTAATTTATTATTGTTGCCTCAATAGCAGTTTGCAGCTataccaattattttgtttatgtaacGTTACATCATTTCACATACCTCTCTCCCCCCCTCAAAATAAAGTAACAATACAGCCgtagtttgtaaaataaataatattttataaaactattgatttattttattttaaaaattaaaaacgaaCGAGAAATtagaccaatttttttttttttttttaccggtactcacagcaaccgaaaacacacgTGGGTATGTTTTTGCCACAGAAAAGTACCTCCGTTCAGAAACAAACTTTTGGTTCCCACTCAAAAGATGTCTCTTACAAAAATCATCTTATTTTAATTactgtctgtattttaaaatattatatattataaatgtttgaCTATTATAAAACATCAGAATAAACGGCAAGATCTGATCTGCATTTcatgcatttgaaaatgtacGTTCTGCGAGTAAACAAACTACTTCCATATATTGTACAGGTTAAAGTTGAAGGCGCACTTGCTTGCTACTTATTTGATGCATGACGTGGCAGGTAAAGCTGCTGTATAGTAATCAGTAATGATGACCATCACCGTGTAACACAGTCGGGCTTTCTTTTTGACAGCATGCTTTCATTAGTTCTACGGTCGCATTACATGTGTTTTCTCAGCAGGTGGAGCCCTTGAGTTACTATAGCGTCCC includes these proteins:
- the LOC121298386 gene encoding uncharacterized protein LOC121298386, with translation MCISVLAPPVTFGATFNHPLQITDAIKKGSAYDNRQLNSFTVPLCVCAFLPGVVYNYSEAGVCRDEHGWEQSVSLINQWHHYLEQFSSTDMWDPQRFERPEHIFQSTIPFCFLFYTKKMSFWGFCLLYCISNLAIRAVTLLISDSLVTKVHYTACLVFYRYEEHKHNCYTYALTFINCLLAPQGKRQLTKTVFTEKFVLPRTRRASRYITLYQEISHKSFNIVDSSHREDNSYV
- the LOC121297983 gene encoding tRNA-splicing endonuclease subunit Sen2-like isoform X1, with amino-acid sequence MAEAIFHPPKRRPKVYESYIAPFPVPTSQEEAGLTELRVYRAEIINQHVIVRDPEEIQALYGRGYFGKGILSRSRPEYRISNKWSDVNFMRMPVISSAKYQLHLGWARGVLQGQGLDEDSIEKTLEKYIDPVELESADRTSNNEQTDCSAAAGRGQAEGSTHHSDGALEPSHSEVQSGSPERKKPRRQGDLQYDPLADIYPEEPAVLDREALSTVKCHKHDDLIMHCGCRLKDSVIDDMLSNATAPPTPSFIPGHEYVLVEEDEENSCDSSGKTPRLVCRINPFRIIEYLQLSLEEAFFLTYALGCLSIYYNEEPLSIVKLWQAFSVIQPSFKTIYMAYHHFRSKGWVPKVGLKYGTDLLLYRKGPPFYHASYSVVVEMVDDTFQGKPLRPFSWRSLAALNRITVNVSKELMFCYVVRPSDMREEEMSSPECMNRIKVQELIVSRWISSRERTEQEEM
- the LOC121297983 gene encoding tRNA-splicing endonuclease subunit Sen2-like isoform X2; amino-acid sequence: MRMPVISSAKYQLHLGWARGVLQGQGLDEDSIEKTLEKYIDPVELESADRTSNNEQTDCSAAAGRGQAEGSTHHSDGALEPSHSEVQSGSPERKKPRRQGDLQYDPLADIYPEEPAVLDREALSTVKCHKHDDLIMHCGCRLKDSVIDDMLSNATAPPTPSFIPGHEYVLVEEDEENSCDSSGKTPRLVCRINPFRIIEYLQLSLEEAFFLTYALGCLSIYYNEEPLSIVKLWQAFSVIQPSFKTIYMAYHHFRSKGWVPKVGLKYGTDLLLYRKGPPFYHASYSVVVEMVDDTFQGKPLRPFSWRSLAALNRITVNVSKELMFCYVVRPSDMREEEMSSPECMNRIKVQELIVSRWISSRERTEQEEM